One region of Syngnathus scovelli strain Florida chromosome 15, RoL_Ssco_1.2, whole genome shotgun sequence genomic DNA includes:
- the nf2b gene encoding NF2, moesin-ezrin-radixin like (MERLIN) tumor suppressor b produces MSILGLKKKTPKTFKVKVTTMDAEMEFSCEVKWKGKDLFDLVCRTVGLRETWFFGLRCTVKGTYAWLKPDKRVLDQEIPKDSPITFHFLAKFFPEKVEEELVQEITQHLFFLQVKKQILDEEIFCSPEASVLLASYAVQAKYGDYDPNFHKPGFLAQDELLPKTVLMQYQMTADMWEEKITAWYAEHRGIARDEAEMEYLKIAQDLEMYGVSYFDITQNKRDTDLLLGVDAQGLHIYSPNSKLTPNKSFPWSGIRNISYSEKEFTIKPLDKKKDVFKFYSSQLRVNKLILQLCIGNHDLFMRRRKVDSIEVQQMKAQAKEEKARKKMERQILSREKQMREEAERAKEEMERRLFQLQDEARLANEALLRSEETADLLAEKAQIAEEEAKLLAHKAAEAEQERQRLEVNAMKTKEEKRLMEQKMREAEQLAVKLVEQSERRLKEADHLKQDLSEARDAERRAKQKLLEITKTTYPLIAAYSAPPSAAVPAPASTPAATPAAPPESDPAYEGTSSRLDFKDSDMKRLSMEIERERLEYMEKSKHLQDQLKELKTEIESLKLEEQQQQQQQHLHHHHPHLPHEQVYTLHDARAYMPEPLYIPHANRNAAYASHMAFLEEV; encoded by the exons ATGTCCATTTTAggcttaaaaaagaaaacgccGAAGacgttcaaagtcaaagttacCACCATGGATGCTGAGATGGAATTCAGTTGTGAG GTGAAGTGGAAAGGCAAAGACTTGTTTGACCTAGTGTGTCGTACGGTGGGCTTGAGGGAGACCTGGTTCTTCGGTCTTCGTTGCACCGTCAAGGGCACCTATGCGTGGCTCAAACCTGACAAACGA GTCTTGGACCAGGAGATTCCTAAAGACTCGCCCATCACATTTCACTTCCTGGCCAAATTCTTTCCAGAGAAAGTTGAGGAAGAGCTCGTCCAAGAAATCACACAGCACCTCTTCTTCTTACAG GTGAAGAAACAAATCTTGGATGAGGAGATTTTCTGCTCTCCTGAAGCTTCTGTTCTTCTGGCCTCGTATGCCGTCCAAGCTAAA TACGGTGACTACGACCCCAACTTCCACAAGCCGGGTTTCTTGGCGCAGGATGAACTTCTTCCCAAAACA GTGCTGATGCAGTATCAGATGACAGCAGACATGTGGGAGGAGAAGATCACGGCCTGGTACGCCGAGCACCGGGGCATCGCCAG GGACGAGGCGGAGATGGAATACCTGAAGATCGCTCAGGACCTAGAGATGTACGGCGTCAGCTACTTCGACATCACC CAAAACAAGCGTGACACGGACCTGCTGCTGGGCGTGGACGCGCAGGGTCTTCACATCTACAGCCCCAACAGCAAGCTCACCCCCAACAAGTCTTTTCCATGGAGCGGCATTCGCAATATCTCCTACAGCGAGAAAGAG TTCACCATCAAGCCTCTGGACAAGAAGAAAGACGTCTTCAAGTTCTACTCGTCTCAGCTGCGAGTCAACAAGCTG ATCCTGCAGCTGTGCATCGGCAACCACGATCTGTTCATGCGGAGGAGGAAGGTGGACTCCATCGAGGTGCAGCAGATGAAGGCGCAGGCCAAAGAGGAGAAGGCCCGCAAGAAG ATGGAGCGGCAGATCCTGTCGCGGGAGAAGCAGATGCGGGAGGAGGCTGAGCGAGCCAAAGAGGAGATGGAACGGAGGCTATTCCAGCTGCAGGATGAGGCGCGTCTGGCCAACGAAGCACTG CTACGCTCGGAGGAGACGGCCGATCTCCTGGCGGAGAAAGCGCAGATCGCCGAGGAGGAAGCCAAGCTGCTGGCTCACAAGGCGGCCGAGGCCGAGCAGGAGCGCCAGAGGTTGGAGGTCAACGCCATGAAGACCAAAGAGGAGAAGAGGCTGATGGAGCAGAAGATGAGGGAGGCCGAGCAGCTGGCCGTCAAGCTGGTGGAGCAGTCGGAGAGAAG ACTGAAGGAAGCCGACCACCTGAAGCAGGACCTCAGCGAGGCCAGGGATGCCGAGAGGAGGGCCAAGCAGAAACTGCTGGAGATCACCAAGACCACCTACCCG CTGATCGCGGCCTATTCAGCTCCTCCCTCCGCTGCCGTTCCCGCACCCGCCTCAACTCCCGCCGCCACGCCCGCCGCGCCCCCGGAATCCGACCCGGCCTACGAAGGCACGTCGTCGCGTCTGGACTTTAAAGACTCTGACATGAAGAGGCTCTCCATGGAGATCGAGCGCGAGAG GTTGGAGTACATGGAGAAGAGCAAACATCTCCAGGACCAACTGAAGGAACTCAAGACTGAGATTGAGTCTCTGAAGCTGGaggagcaacaacaacagcagcagcagcatcttcatcatcatcatcctcacctTCCTCACGAGCAGGTGTACACGCTGCACGACGCCAGGGCTTACATGCCGGAACCGCTCTACATTCCTCACGCCAAC AGAAACGCGGCCTACGCGTCTCATATGGCCTTCTTGGAGGAGGTTTGA
- the LOC125982406 gene encoding methyltransferase-like protein 27, translating into MTSADARTFEMARDVILSLHEGPSAEDLTHFYNQWAKTYEQDVELIDYRAPSLAASKVSAHFSGERQAAEVLDLACGTGMVAKMMKWEGFERFVGVDSSEGMLHYARQSGLYQDLKTATLGDQPIPVPSGAFDITILVGGLSSSHIPVKAIRELPRVTKEGGLICMTTRASHENLEYKAALEGEMKQMEDEGLWRRVDVTAVIQFQREVTDHEKAYIPGSIYLFEKL; encoded by the exons ATGACGTCCGCGGACGCACGCACGTTTGAAATGGCCAGAGACGTCATCCTGTCCTTACACGAAGGCCCTTCTGCGGAGGACCTGACTCACTTCTACAACCAGTGGGCCAAAACCTACGAGCAG GATGTTGAACTTATTGATTACCGTGCGCCCAGTCTGGCAGCCAGCAAAGTCTCCGCCCACTTCAGCGGAGAGCGCCAAGCGGCAGAAGTCTTGGACCTGGCCTGCGGCACTGGCATGGTGGCCAAGATG ATGAAGTGGGAGGGATTCGAGCGCTTTGTGGGGGTCGACAGCAGCGAGGGCATGCTGCATTACGCCCGACAAAGCGGCTTGTACCAAGACCTCAAGACGGCAACGCTGGGAGATCAACCAATTCCTGTCCCGTCAG GTGCTTTTGATATAACGATCCTCGTCGGCGGTTTAAGTTCAAGTCATATTCCAGTGAAGGCGATCCGGGAGTTACCGCGGGTCACTAAAGAGG GAGGCCTCATCTGCATGACCACTCGGGCTAGCCATGAAAACTTGGAGTACAAGGCAGCCTTGGAGGGCGAGATGAAGCAAATGGAGGACGAGGGACTGTGGCGCCGCGTCGACGTGACTGCCGTGATCCAATTTCAGCGAGAGGTGACCGATCATGAAAAGGCATACATTCCTGGATCCATTTATCTTTTTGAAAAGCTTTAA
- the LOC125982407 gene encoding merlin isoform X1, whose amino-acid sequence MCIFSELQPVGFPERAKEEMERRLFQLQDEARLANEALLRSEETADLLAEKAQIAEEEAKLLAHKAAEQERQRLEVNAMKTKEEKRLMEQKMREAEQLAVKLVEQSERRLKEADHLKQDLSKARDAEMRAKQKLLEITKTTYPLIAAYSAPPPTSVPAPASTPAAPPEADPAYEGPHAGLHRGEVHPLPGSGRVRLQREGGGGGRGCSDPGGSALFDSHLVGGRRRG is encoded by the exons ATGTGCATTTTTTCGGAGCTGCAGCCTGTAG GTTTCCCTGAGCGAGCCAAAGAGGAGATGGAACGGAGGCTATTCCAGCTGCAGGATGAGGCACGTCTGGCCAACGAGGCGCTG CTACGCTCGGAGGAGACGGCCGACCTGCTGGCGGAGAAAGCGCAGATCGCCGAGGAGGAAGCCAAGCTGCTGGCTCACAAGGCGGCCGAGCAGGAGCGCCAGAGGTTGGAGGTCAACGCCATGAAGACCAAAGAGGAGAAGAGGCTGATGGAGCAGAAGATGAGGGAGGCCGAGCAGCTGGCCGTCAAGCTGGTGGAGCAGTCGGAGAGAAG ACTGAAGGAAGCCGACCACCTGAAGCAGGACCTCAGCAAGGCCAGGGACGCCGAGATGAGGGCCAAGCAGAAACTGCTGGAGATCACCAAGACCACCTACCCG CTGATAGCGGCCTATTCAGCTCCTCCTCCCACTAGCGTTCCTGCACCCGCCTCAACTCCCGCCGCGCCTCCGGAAGCCGACCCGGCCTACGAAGGCCCTCATGCTGGCCTTCATCGGGGGGAAGTGCACCCGCTTCCTGGATCGGGAAGGGTCCGGCTCCAAAGGGAGGGTGGCGGTGGTGGCAGGGGCTGTTCTGATCCTGGCGGGAGTGCTCTGTTTGATTCCCACCTCGTGGGTGGCCGGCGCCGTGGTTGA
- the LOC125982407 gene encoding merlin isoform X2 has protein sequence MERRLFQLQDEARLANEALLRSEETADLLAEKAQIAEEEAKLLAHKAAEQERQRLEVNAMKTKEEKRLMEQKMREAEQLAVKLVEQSERRLKEADHLKQDLSKARDAEMRAKQKLLEITKTTYPLIAAYSAPPPTSVPAPASTPAAPPEADPAYEGPHAGLHRGEVHPLPGSGRVRLQREGGGGGRGCSDPGGSALFDSHLVGGRRRG, from the exons ATGGAACGGAGGCTATTCCAGCTGCAGGATGAGGCACGTCTGGCCAACGAGGCGCTG CTACGCTCGGAGGAGACGGCCGACCTGCTGGCGGAGAAAGCGCAGATCGCCGAGGAGGAAGCCAAGCTGCTGGCTCACAAGGCGGCCGAGCAGGAGCGCCAGAGGTTGGAGGTCAACGCCATGAAGACCAAAGAGGAGAAGAGGCTGATGGAGCAGAAGATGAGGGAGGCCGAGCAGCTGGCCGTCAAGCTGGTGGAGCAGTCGGAGAGAAG ACTGAAGGAAGCCGACCACCTGAAGCAGGACCTCAGCAAGGCCAGGGACGCCGAGATGAGGGCCAAGCAGAAACTGCTGGAGATCACCAAGACCACCTACCCG CTGATAGCGGCCTATTCAGCTCCTCCTCCCACTAGCGTTCCTGCACCCGCCTCAACTCCCGCCGCGCCTCCGGAAGCCGACCCGGCCTACGAAGGCCCTCATGCTGGCCTTCATCGGGGGGAAGTGCACCCGCTTCCTGGATCGGGAAGGGTCCGGCTCCAAAGGGAGGGTGGCGGTGGTGGCAGGGGCTGTTCTGATCCTGGCGGGAGTGCTCTGTTTGATTCCCACCTCGTGGGTGGCCGGCGCCGTGGTTGA
- the mettl27 gene encoding methyltransferase-like protein 27: MTSADARTFEMARDVILSVHKGTSGEDQIHFYNQWAKTYEQDVELIDYRAPSLAASKVSAHFSGERQAAEVLDVACGTGMVAKMMKWEGFERFVGVDSSEGMLQYARQSGLYQDLKTAMLGDQPIPVPSGAFDITILVGGLNSNHIPVKAIRELPRVTKEGGLICMTTRANLDNLEYKAALEGEMKQMEKEGLWSRVDVTVVTQFERGVTDHEKAYIPGAVYLFQKL, translated from the exons ATGACGTCCGCGGACGCACGCACGTTTGAAATGGCCAGAGACGTCATCCTGTCCGTGCACAAAGGAACCTCTGGGGAGGACCAGATCCACTTCTACAACCAGTGGGCCAAAACCTACGAGCAG GATGTTGAACTTATTGATTACCGTGCGCCCAGTCTGGCAGCCAGCAAAGTCTCCGCCCACTTCAGTGGAGAGCGCCAAGCGGCAGAAGTCTTGGACGTGGCCTGCGGCACTGGCATGGTGGCCAAGATG ATGAAGTGGGAGGGATTCGAGCGCTTTGTGGGGGTCGACAGCAGCGAGGGCATGCTGCAGTACGCCCGACAGAGCGGCTTGTACCAAGACCTCAAGACGGCAATGCTGGGAGATCAACCAATTCCTGTCCCGTCAG GTGCTTTTGATATAACGATCCTCGTCGGCGGTTTAAATTCAAATCATATTCCAGTGAAGGCGATCCGGGAGTTACCGCGGGTCACTAAAGAGG GAGGCCTCATCTGCATGACCACTCGGGCTAACCTTGACAACTTGGAGTACAAGGCAGCCTTGGAGGGCGAGATGAAGCAAATGGAGAAGGAGGGACTGTGGAGCCGCGTCGACGTGACTGTCGTGACCCAATTTGAGCGAGGGGTGACCGATCATGAAAAGGCATACATTCCTGGAGCCGTTTATCTTTTTCAAAAGCTTTAA
- the LOC125982374 gene encoding claudin-4-like, with the protein MASTGMQLLASGLCLLGWAGVIITCLLPMWRVTAFVGSTIVTSQTIWEGIWMTCVVQSTGQIQCKPYESMLALSADLQAARALIVLAVLIGAVGLVLAFIGGKCTRFLDRERSGSKGRVAVAAGAVLILAGVLCLIPTSWVAGAVVSKFYSAAIDAQRRELGACLYIGWGAAIMLILGGGLFISSNCPLEARSADNSPSVRYLMVRSPTGSLHRIPATRSGGTLFSGPPSYQPASAKSEPAVGTPWGYGRQNSEKSSTKSQLMRMDSAPSEQSEAPSDKSQLKPDEKNRKTLDSDGSQPEDTSSNPTRTYL; encoded by the coding sequence ATGGCGTCGACGGGCATGCAGCTGCTAGCCAGCGGCCTGTGCCTGCTTGGCTGGGCGGGCGTGATCATCACTTGCCTGCTGCCTATGTGGCGGGTGACGGCGTTCGTGGGCAGCACCATCGTGACGTCGCAGACCATCTGGGAGGGCATCTGGATGACCTGCGTGGTCCAGAGCACAGGTCAAATCCAGTGCAAGCCCTACGAGTCCATGTTGGCGCTGAGCGCCGACCTGCAGGCGGCCCGCGCCCTCATCGTGTTGGCCGTGTTGATCGGCGCCGTGGGGCTCGTGCTGGCCTTCATCGGGGGGAAGTGCACCCGCTTCCTGGATCGGGAAAGGTCCGGCTCCAAAGGGAgggtggcggtggcggcgggggCTGTTCTGATCCTGGCGGGAGTGCTGTGTTTGATTCCCACCTCGTGGGTGGCCGGCGCCGTGGTCAGCAAGTTCTACAGTGCCGCTATTGACGCTCAGCGGCGTGAACTCGGCGCCTGCCTCTACATTGGTTGGGGGGCGGCCATCATGCTCATTCTCGGAGGAGGGCTTTTCATCAGCTCCAATTGCCCCCTCGAAGCACGTAGCGCTGACAATAGCCCATCCGTACGATACCTGATGGTCCGTTCGCCCACCGGGTCACTCCACAGGATTCCGGCCACGAGGTCCGGCGGGACCCTTTTCAGCGGGCCTCCCAGTTATCAGCCGGCCTCCGCCAAGTCCGAGCCTGCCGTCGGGACCCCTTGGGGGTACGGCAGACAAAACTCGGAGAAGTCCTCCACCAAGTCTCAATTGATGCGAATGGACTCTGCGCCTTCAGAGCAAAGCGAAGCGCCGTCTGACAAGTCTCAGCTGAAGCCCGACGAGAAGAACCGCAAGACTTTGGATTCTGATGGGAGCCAACCTGAAGATACATCCTCCAATCCTACAAGGACCTACCTCTGA
- the LOC125982415 gene encoding claudin-4-like, giving the protein MRTQLVGVLLGLLGLLGTGLICALPAWKVSAFVGSNIVTAQVFWEGLWMNCVIQSTGHAQCKAYDSVLALPRDLQASRALVCVSLGVGALALGLSVLGARCTTFLRHDWPTKNNVGLSAGVIFVVAGVLCLIPVSLSAHAIITGFFDPLPSEERRGELGASIYVGWTSGALLIIGGVLVCSVYTC; this is encoded by the exons ATGCGGACGCAGCTTGTAGGTGTCCTGCTGGGCTTGCTTGGTCTACTGGGCACGGGTCTAATCTGCGCGTTGCCAGCCTGGAAGGTGTCAGCTTTCGTGGGCTCCAACATCGTGACGGCGCAGGTCTTCTGGGAAGGCTTGTGGATGAACTGCGTCATCCAGAGCACGGGACATGCGCAGTGCAAGGCGTACGACTCTGTCCTGGCTCTACCTCGTGACCTGCAGGCCTCCCGGGCACTG GTGTGTGTGTCGTTGGGGGTCGGCGCTTTGGCGCTGGGCCTGAGCGTGCTGGGCGCCCGCTGCACAACTTTCCTCCGCCACGACTGGCCCACCAAGAACAACGTGGGGCTATCAGCAGGTGTGATCTTCGTGGTGGCTGGTGTCCTGTGCCTGATTCCCGTCAGCTTGTCGGCCCACGCCATTATCACCGGCTTCTTTGACCCACTGCCCTCCGAGGAGAGGCGCGGCGAACTGGGCGCTTCCATTTACGTGGGATGGACCTCGGGGGCGCTGCTCATCATCGGTGGCGTGCTTGTATGCTCCGTTTACACGTGCTGA
- the LOC125982441 gene encoding claudin-like protein ZF-A89, which yields MVSAGFQILGAALGLIGWIGAIVVCALPMWRVTAFIGSNIVTAQTSWEGIWMSCVVQSTGQMQCKVYDSMLALSSDLQAARALVIIAIVVGILAILLAVAGGKCTNCVEDPAAKVKVGLAGGVVFIVAGVLLLIPVCWTAHTVVRDFYNPLVSSAQKRELGAMTSVGLQLLGAFLVIVGFFGAILTCALPMWRVSAFIGSNIVTAQVFWEGLWMNCVKQSTGQMQCKVYESMLALPSDLQAARALVVIAILVVVVGLLLVGVGGKCTNCLEEQAAKTRVAAAAGVLCVVGGVLLIIPVSWSAHVVIRDFYNPLLGDSQRRELGASLFIGWGAAGLLFIGGSLFLGQCASRRDGRYSVKYSAPRSATGGGAYV from the exons ATGGTGTCCGCGGGTTTCCAGATCCTGGGCGCCGCCCTAGGCCTGATCGGTTGGATCGGTGCCATCGTGGTGTGCGCGCTGCCCATGTGGCGTGTGACGGCCTTCATCGGAAGCAACATTGTGACGGCGCAGACGTCATGGGAGGGCATCTGGATGAGCTGCGTGGTGCAGAGCACGGGCCAGATGCAGTGTAAGGTCTACGACTCCATGCTGGCCCTCAGCTCCGACCTCCAGGCGGCACGGGCCCTGGTGATCATCGCCATCGTGGTGGGCATCCTCGCCATCCTACTGGCGGTGGCGGGCGGCAAGTGCACCAACTGCGTGGAGGACCCGGCGGCCAAGGTCAAGGTGGGCTTGGCGGGCGGGGTGGTCTTCATCGTGGCTGGCGTGCTGCTGCTGATCCCCGTGTGCTGGACGGCGCACACGGTGGTGCGCGACTTCTACAACCCGCTGGTGTCCAGCGCCCAGAAGCGAGAGCTGGGCGCC ATGACGTCTGTGGGCCTGCAGCTGTTGGGCGCGTTCCTGGTGATTGTGGGCTTCTTCGGTGCCATCTTGACGTGCGCGCTTCCCATGTGGCGCGTGTCCGCCTTCATCGGCAGTAACATCGTGACGGCGCAGGTGTTCTGGGAAGGTTTATGGATGAACTGTGTCAAGCAGAGCACCGGACAGATGCAGTGCAAGGTCTACGAATCTATGCTGGCGCTGCCCAGCGATCTGCAAGCAGCGCGCGCCTTGGTGGTGATCGCCATCCTGGTGGTGGTCGTGGGTCTTCTGCTGGTCGGCGTCGGAGGGAAATGCACGAACTGCCTGGAGGAGCAAGCAGCCAAGACTcgtgtggcggcggcggcgggtgtGCTGTGCGTGGTGGGTGGAGTCCTGCTGATCATCCCCGTTTCGTGGTCTGCGCACGTGGTGATCCGCGACTTCTACAACCCGCTGCTGGGCGACTCTCAGAGGCGGGAGCTGGGCGCCTCGCTCTTCATCGGCTGGGGAGCAGCCGGCCTGCTGTTCATCGGGGGGTCGCTTTTCTTGGGCCAGTGCGCCTCCCGCCGGGACGGCAGATACTCCGTGAAATACTCTGCGCCCCGCTCAGCCACCGGTGGGGGCGCTTACGTCTGA
- the LOC125982440 gene encoding claudin-4: MSSVGLELAGVSVAVVGWLLSVVSCALPMWRVSAFIGANIVTAQVYWEGLWMSCVFQSTGQMQCKVYDSMLALPPDLQAARALTVVSIIIGVLALLISMVGAKCTNCIEDEGVKARVTITSGAAFIVAALAELVPVSWSANTIVVEFYSPVVLSGQKMEIGAAMSMGMELVGICLGVLGFLMSIVTCALPMWKVTAFVGANIITAQTIWEGLWMNCVTQSTGQMQCKVYDSMLALPQDLQAARAMMIVAIILGILGALVSTTGAKCTNCIEDEGAKAKVMILAGIMFILAGLLVLIPACWTAHVVVRNFYSPILTNPQRRELGASLYIGWGASALLLIGGAILCSSCPPKERRYKPPRMAYSAPRSNNTGYDRKDYV, translated from the exons ATGTCTTCTGTTGGACTGGAACTGGCCGGCGTGTCGGTggcggtggtgggttggcttctGAGCGTGGTGAGCTGCGCGCTACCCATGTGGCGGGTGTCGGCCTTCATCGGCGCCAACATTGTGACGGCGCAAGTGTACTGGGAAGGTCTGTGGATGAGCTGCGTGTTCCAGAGCACGGGCCAGATGCAGTGCAAGGTCTACGACTCCATGCTGGCGCTGCCCCCGGATCTTCAGGCGGCTCGCGCCCTCACCGTGGTGTCCATCATCATCGGCGTTCTGGCTCTGCTCATCTCCATGGTGGGCGCCAAGTGCACCAATTGCATTGAAGATGAAGGCGTCAAAGCCCGGGTGACCATCACGTCCGGCGCCGCCTTCATCGTGGCGGCACTGGCCGAGCTGGTACCTGTATCCTGGTCGGCCAACACCATCGTGGTGGAGTTCTACAGCCCCGTCGTCCTGTCGGGACAGAAGATGGAGATCGGGGCGGC CATGTCGATGGGAATGGAGCTAGTGGGCATCTGCCTGGGCGTGTTGGGCTTCCTGATGTCCATCGTGACGTGCGCCCTGCCCATGTGGAAGGTGACGGCGTTCGTGGGCGCCAACATCATCACGGCGCAGACCATCTGGGAGGGCCTGTGGATGAACTGCGTGACCCAAAGCACGGGCCAGATGCAGTGCAAGGTCTACGACTCCATGCTGGCGCTACCGCAGGACCTTCAAGCGGCGCGGGCCATGATGATCGTGGCCATCATCCTGGGCATCCTCGGGGCGCTGGTGTCCACCACGGGAGCCAAATGCACCAACTGCATAGAGGACGAGGGAGCCAAGGCGAAGGTGATGATCCTGGCGGGGATCATGTTCATCCTGGCCGGCCTCCTGGTCCTCATCCCGGCGTGCTGGACCGCCCACGTTGTGGTGCGCAACTTCTACAGTCCCATCTTGACCAACCCGCAGCGGCGGGAGCTGGGCGCGTCGCTCTACATAGGCTGGGGGGCCTCCGCCCTGCTCCTGATcggtggcgccatcttgtgcagCAGCTGCCCGCCCAAGGAGCGACGCTACAAGCCCCCCAGGATGGCTTACTCGGCGCCACGCAGCAACAACACCGGGTACGACCGCAAGGACTACGTGTAG